In a genomic window of Rhododendron vialii isolate Sample 1 chromosome 12a, ASM3025357v1:
- the LOC131309942 gene encoding methyl-CpG-binding domain-containing protein 9-like isoform X1 — protein MDLGKLPEPESNARPGTRSRPFEIDLNETPLPSPREFLAAAEPAQPAGFSCEGRGNSSGNGSERLRRGVRLFDINASPPREADGEGFVEQSYGGGGLVTVAEHNADKMRIVSGIPLIGRSLNAPETTSNMLYRENGFSLLKASHGLMPIQSSFEDIVQQRLHKTLKGVDFSSPLNGGIWLSNGTPQNFNTKYQHEVYLQALRDYIHAKRGLLGDGWVVEFVYCKSRCKTFPVYHAPDGSRFESMTDVAGHLGLLTNYHSLETEERSDGLASLQKRLHLDGRQKEFLRSSRANYRQNPNILTSSSVAGISSGSGIMGHEFESYRKSNLEADFKEHGRRGFELFQDVCPLQFEDLVVLSLGKVDPRPTYHSTNQIWPVGFRSCWHDKITGSLFVFEVVDGGDVGPSFKVKRYPCSTQPVPIGTTVLLRQKSDSRYGRDKEPNDDSTASGMDDEESMSIKMMLTEDCPPLMEDVFSRKVNSSTTASSCFPKSYLTVIPDDQGWVDCIGEFSVEGRSCSMVWDMASQTLLRAFHEVYKRVGILKFFCKHNVNEVEVKAAENNDSLSKFCHLSGPSDIPHLVQSKSDFDSCLKMIVKWLQEDRFGLDTEFVQEILEQLPGIDGCLDYKFLSERGQNSGSQTVRSGFLLVKRKRDVQGGKVADGFLLSCKRPRKQFVEESEIKRSFPSGKQLSSKLPACLIGDVVQAWEFLWRFSEVIGLEETLSFQELENELMNPWLENINPLEGSGNETLICGDFTLCTGAALRKAHSSLLKVLVRELLLKVAGYVDPNSDAGEGKSRRGRKKDADNLFASKKMKLDMLQINELTWPELARRYILVFLSMEGNLDAGEITCRESSKIFHCLRGDGGALCGSLSGVAGMEADARFLAEASSKVFGLVKKNDFVGMSQDKPDTVSSPKLNTESDNEVPEWVLALEPARKLPTNVGARIRKCVYDALNKNPPEWAKQILVHSISKEVYKGNASGPTKRAIVSVLAEANHKDLQPKPDKKEKVKSVSTLSDLIMKQCRIVLRRIIAEDEEKVFCNLLGRTLLNHNDNDDEGLLGHPAMVSRPLDFRTIDIRLAGGAYGGSHEAFRDDVHEVWNILRTAYADQSDVVDLVESLSQKFDFMYDKEVLPVAKKFTEKASSLCISDEAQKEIDEMLMHANESSIPKAPWDEGVCKVCGIDKDDDNVLLCDTCDSEYHTYCLCPPLTRIPEGNWYCPSCVAGQSKSKGLSHGTQVKWRRKKRYQGDFTRHFMETLSRLARTMGSKEYWDFSVEERTFLIKFFCDETLNTSIIRDHLDHCACTSADLQQKLRSLSAELKNLKLREEILAANVEKANAVDNRAGVLTPDGKLLGKMPNRGNNVSFPQLEDGPNVNGEQPYLPLSKSNSEQHHTSSGSKISSNSSLVAPCQVPQGLVSSDGIRTNVTENVPFVAVNTESMLNGHHSSFPSAESAFQDGNQEMSSLKHEISVLRDSMARLEYELQKVSTRKECLGRDSNGRIYWGFERADSSPLLVVNGSMENPSSSRGPKVSWVSYQSDPEIGQIVGWLRDGDATERELKESILHWQRNMPKDSKNTENPVQNEKQSSFLVTKAVAALEKKYGPGLASQAADMSEKRVQKSNVYRCECLEPIWSSKHHCVSCHQTYSSSEELERRHSDGKCSGGSIITTTKKVNEDSTKGKKVAAETSVKKRPSNGNGKPSRGEKKEIGFNESKFPEPGCPYDFEEIRSKFVPQNSLKDLVKDVGLIRSSGTPSFVPSASPCVNDPALRLVSTNKNEAVGGNESIQGTNIEGDTESYFDNFPTYVGSERDEASNVERFVPAYTNEGYQLSGFKRKSACIIPESSLRRLVGRVTQILRQLKINLLDMDAALSDEALRPSMAHLEKRFAWRAFVKSAGSIYEMVQATVLLENMIKADYLKKDWWYWSSLSSAATISTLSALALRVYTLDAAIIFEKPSSPASDSTEIPKPGGPEAEGTTSKLDTPNDPILKTSNDPTENSKPKSRSSRRKKDSGG, from the exons ATGGACCTCGGTAAATTACCCGAACCCGAGTCCAATGCGCGGCCGGGCACCCGCTCGCGGCCCTTCGAAATCGACCTCAACGAGACCCCCTTGCCCTCCCCCCGGGAATTCCTCGCCGCCGCCGAGCCCGCCCAGCCGGCGGGTTTTTCCTGCGAGGGCCGGGGGAACTCGTCGGGCAACGGGAGCGAGAGGTTGCGGAGAGGAGTGAGGTTGTTCGACATCAACGCGTCGCCGCCGCGGGAAGCGGACGGAGAGGGATTCGTCGAGCAGAGCTACGGTGGAGGAGGCCTGGTGACGGTTGCCGAGCACAATGCTGACAA AATGCGCATTGTGAGTGGCATTCCGTTAATTGGTCGATCACTCAATGCTCCAGAGACAACCTCAAATATGTTATATAGGGAGAATGGATTTAGTCTCCTAAAGGCATCTCATGGTTTAATGCCAATTCAATCAAGTTTTGAAGATATAGTGCAACAAAGACTGCATAAAACTTTAAAAGGAGTAGATTTTAGTTCTCCGCTTAATGGAGGGATTTGGCTCAGCAATGGTACACCTCAGAATTTTAACACAAAGTATCAACATGAGGTGTATCTTCAAGCTCTTAGAGATTATATACATGCAAAGCGAGGTCTATTAGGCGATGGATGGGTTGTGGAATTTGTTTATTGTAAGAGCAGATGTAAAACCTTTCCTGTGTACCATGCACCTGATGGAAGTAGGTTTGAGTCAATGACTGACGTTGCTGGGCATCTTGGATTGCTGACAAACTATCATTCTTTAGAAACTGAGGAGAGAAGTGATGGGCTTGCTTCGCTGCAGAAAAGATTGCATTTAGATGGCAGACAGAAGGAATTTTTGAGATCCTCAAGAGCTAACTACAGACAAAATCCTAATATTCTAACAAGCAGTTCTGTTGCGGGCATCTCATCGGGCAGTGGGATCATGGGTCATGAATTTGAGAGCTACAGAAAAAGTAATCTGGAAGCTGACTTCAAGGAACATGGTCGCCGTGGATTTGAGCTATTTCAG GATGTATGTCCATTGCAGTTCGAAGATCTCGTTGTTCTTTCTTTGGGTAAGGTTGATCCCCGGCCCACATACCATAGCACCAACCAGATCTGGCCTGTAGGTTTCCGGTCTTGCTGGCATGACAAGATTACTGGGTCCCTCTTTGTTTTTGAGGTTGTAGATGGTGGTGATGTGGGTCCTAGTTTTAAAGTAAAAAGATATCCATGCTCCACACAGCCCGTTCCAATTGGCACAACAGTCCTTTTGAGGCAAAAATCTGACTCAAGATATGGGCGAGATAAAGAACCAAATGATGATTCAACTGCTTCTGGAATGGATGATGAAGAGAGCATGAGTATAAAAATGATGCTAACAGAAGATTGCCCACCACTTATGGAAGATGTTTTTTCCCGCAAGGTAAATAGTTCAACAACAGCATCCAGTTGCTTCCCAAAGAGCTACTTAACCGTCATACCTGATGATCAAGGGTGGGTTGACTGTATTGGTGAATTTTCTGTTGAGGGAAGGTCATGCTCAATGGTATGGGATATGGCCTCCCAAACTCTGCTACGTGCTTTCCATGAGGTATATAAACGAGTAGGCATACTAAAATTTTTCTGTAAACATAATGTGAATGAAGTGGAAGTTAAAGCAGCAGAAAATAATGATTCTTTATCCAAGTTCTGTCATCTGTCTGGCCCCAGTGACATTCCCCATCTGGTTCAGAGCAAGAGTGACTTTGACTCTTGTCTTAaaatgattgtgaagtggttaCAAGAAGACAGATTTGGGTTAGACACAGAATTCGTACAGGAAATCTTGGAGCAGCTTCCTGGGATTGATGGCTGTCTAGACTATAAATTTCTGAGTGAAAGAGGTCAGAATTCAGGTTCACAAACAGTCAGAAGTGGGTTCCTTTTGGTTAAGAGGAAGAGAGATGTTCAAGGTGGTAAAGTAGCTGATGGTTTTCTCTTAAGTTGTAAAAGACCCCGAAAGCAGTTCGTTGAAGAATCAGAGATCAAAAGATCCTTCCCTTCAGGAAAGCAACTAAGTTCAAAGCTTCCTGCATGTTTGATTGGTGACGTCGTTCAG GCTTGGGAATTTCTGTGGCGTTTCTCAGAAGTTATAGGCTTGGAGGAAACTTTATCATTCCAGGAACTTGAAAATGAACTGATGAATCCTTGGTTAGAAAACATAAATCCACTAGAAGGGTCTGGaaatgaaaccctaatttgTGGAGATTTCACCTTGTGTACTGGTGCAGCATTGAGAAAGGCCCACAGCTCACTGCTGAAAGTGTTGGTGCGTGAACTTCTTTTAAAAGTTGCAGGGTATGTAGACCCTAATTCTGATGCTGGCGAAGGTAAGTCGAGAAGAGGTAGGAAGAAAGACGCAGATAACTTATTTGCTTCGAAGAAAATGAAGCTTGATATGCTCCAGATCAATGAGCTTACTTGGCCTGAACTGGCTAGGCGGTACATCCTAGTGTTCTTATCCATGGAGGGTAACCTTGACGCTGGAGAGATTACTTGCCGTGAAAGCAGTAAAATCTTTCATTGTTTACGAGGTGATGGAGGAGCACTTTGTGGTTCTCTTTCTGGAGTGGCAGGAATGGAGGCCGATGCGCGG TTTCTTGCAGAGGCTTCATCAAAAGTGTTTGGTTTGGTGAAGAAAAATGACTTTGTTGGCATGAGTCAAGACAAGCCTGATACAGTGAGCTCTCCCAAATTGAATACGGAGAGTGACAACGAAGTCCCTGAGTGGGTGCTTGCACTAGAACCTGCAAGAAAGCTACCCACCAATGTTGGAGCCAGAATAAGGAAGTGTGTGTACGATGCTTTAAATAAAAACCCTCCAGAATGGGCAAAACAGATATTGGTACATTCAATTAGCAAGGAAGTTTACAAGGGGAATGCATCAGGGCCTACAAAG AGAGCAATTGTTTCGGTGCTTGCGGAGGCGAACCACAAAGATTTGCAGCCCAAACCTGATAAGAAAGAGAAAGTGAAGAGTGTGAGCACTCTATCTGACTTAATAATGAAGCAGTGCCGTATCGTGCTGCGGCGTATTATTgctgaagatgaagaaaaggtCTTCTGCAATCTCTTGGGAAGAACACTTCTTAACCATAATGATAACGATGATGAGGGGCTTCTTGGACATCCTGCAATGGTGTCTCGTCCTTTGGACTTCAGGACTATTGATATCAGGTTGGCTGGGGGGGCCTATGGTGGATCCCATGAAGCTTTCCGTGATGATGTTCACGAG GTTTGGAATATTCTACGCACCGCATACGCAGATCAATCTGATGTGGTTGATTTGGTTGAATCATTATCCCAAAAGTTTGATTTTATGTATGATAAAGAG GTTCTCCCTGTGGCGAAGAAGTTCACTGAGAAAGCCAGTTCCCTGTGCATAAGCGATGAAGCTCAAAAAGAGATTGATGAAATGCTTATGCATGCAAATGAGAGCTCAATTCCCAAAGCTCCCTGGGATGAGGGTGTATGCAAAGTATGTGGAATAGACAAAGATGATGACAATGTCCTGTTGTGCGATACTTGCGATTCAGAATATCATACATATTGCTTATGTCCTCCACTTACAAGAATACCTGAAGGAAATTGGTATTGCCCTTCTTGTGTTGCTGGTCAGTCCAAGTCTAAAGGCCTATCCCATGGCACACAGGTTAAGTGGCGCCGGAAGAAGAGATATCAGGGAGACTTCACTCGACATTTTATGGAGACATTGTCTCGATTAGCTAGAACTATGGGGTCGAAAGAGTACTGGGATTTCAGTGTAGAAGAG AGAACATTCCTCATAAAATTCTTTTGTGATGAGACATTGAACACAAGTATTATCCGTGACCACCTAGATCATTGTGCCTGTACGTCTGCTGATTTGCAGCAGAAACTGCGCTCGCTTTCTGCAGAGTTGAAGAACCTAAAATTAAGGGAAGAAATTCTAGCTGCAAACGTGGAAAAAGCAAATGCTGTGGACAATAGAGCTGGAGTCTTGACTCCAGATGGTAAACTATTGGGAAAGATGCCTAATAGAGGAAACAATGTTTCTTTTCCACAGTTAGAGGATGGCCCAAATGTTAACGGTGAGCAACCTTACTTGCCTCTTTCGAAAAGCAATTCAGAGCAACATCATACTAGTAGTGGAAGTAAAATTAGTAGCAATAGTTCATTGGTGGCCCCTTGTCAAGTTCCACAAGGACTTGTCTCATCAGATGGCATTAGAACCAATGTCACTGAAAATGTACCTTTTGTGGCAGTGAACACAGAATCTATGCTTAATGGCCACCATTCCTCTTTTCCTTCTGCTGAAAGTGCATTTCAAGATGGTAACCAGGAAATGAGTTCGTTAAAGCATGAGATTTCTGTTCTAAGGGATTCAATGGCTAGGCTTGAATATGAACTGCAGAAGGTTTCTACAAGGAAGGAATGTTTGGGGAGGGACTCTAATGGAAGGATATACTGGGGTTTTGAAAGGGCAGATTCTTCACCACTGTTGGTGGTTAATGGAAGTATGGAGAATCCTTCGAGTTCAAGAGGACCAAAAGTTTCATGGGTTTCGTACCAATCTGATCCTGAAATTGGACAAATAGTTGGGTGGCTGAGGGATGGTGATGCAACAGAGAGAGAACTGAAAGAGTCCATTTTGCATTGGCAAAGAAATATGCCAAAAGACTCAAAAAATACTGAAAACCCTGTTCAAAATGAGAAACAATCAAGTTTTCTGGTAACCAAGGCTGTGGCTGCTTTGGAGAAGAAGTATGGTCCTGGGTTGGCATCACAGGCTGCAGACATGTCAGAGAAGCGAGTGCAAAAAAGTAATGTGTACCGCTGTGAGTGCCTAGAACCTATCTGGTCTTCTAAACACCACTGTGTATCATGCCACCAAACGTATTCCAGTAGTGAGGAACTAGAAAGAAGGCATAGTGATGGAAAGTGCAGTGGGGGTTCAATTATCACTACGACTAAGAAGGTAAATGAGGATTCTACTAAGGGAAAGAAGGTGGCGGCTGAAACCTCAGTAAAAAAGCGCCCTAGCAACGGAAATGGTAAACCCTCGAGAGGTGAAAAGAAGGAAATCGGATTTAATGAGAGTAAATTTCCGGAGCCTGGGTGTCCTTATGACTTTGAGGAGATTAGGTCAAAGTTTGTCCCGCAAAATTCTCTTAAGGACTTGGTCAAAGATGTAGGGCTTATTCGATCTAGTGGGACTCCATCATTTGTGCCGAGTGCATCTCCTTGTGTGAATGACCCCGCCTTAAGACTGGTCTCCACAAATAAAAATGAGGCCGTTGGTGGAAATGAATCAATACAAGGGACCAACATTGAAGGGGATACAGAAAGTTATTTCGACAACTTTCCAACATATGTTGGAAGTGAAAGAGATGAGGCATCAAATGTTGAGAGGTTTGTACCTGCGTACACTAACGAAGGGTATCAGTTGTCGGGATTTAAGAGGAAAAGTGCTTGCATAATTCCTGAATCCTCGTTGAGGCGATTAGTAGGTAGGGTTACTCAAATTCTTAGACAGCTCAAGATCAACTTGCTTGACATGGACGCTGCACTTTCTGATGAAGCTCTAAGACCTTCTATGGCCCACTTGGAAAAAAGATTTGCTTGGCGTGCATTTGTGAAATCTGCAGGTTCAATCTACGAG ATGGTCCAAGCTACAGTCTTGCTCGAGAACATGATCAAAGCAGACTATCTGAAGAAGGATTGGTGGTATTGGTCTTCTCTCTCATCTGCAGCCACCATTTCTACTCTATCTGCCCTTGCTCTTCGTGTCTATACATTAGATGCCGCTATCATCTTTGAAAAGCCTTCTTCACCCGCTTCTGATTCAACAGAAATTCCAAAGCCAGGAGGGCCAGAGGCAGAAGGAACAACTTCCAAGTTGGATACACCAAACGACCCAATACTAAAGACCAGTAATGATCCGACTGAGAATTCAAAACCCAAAAGCAGATCGAGTAGGAGAAAGAAAGACTCGGGGGGTTAA